The following coding sequences lie in one Hippopotamus amphibius kiboko isolate mHipAmp2 chromosome 17, mHipAmp2.hap2, whole genome shotgun sequence genomic window:
- the LOC130840342 gene encoding keratin-associated protein 4-7-like — protein sequence MVSSCCGSVCSDQSCGQDLCQETGCHPSSCQTSCCRTTCCRPRCCISSCCRPQGCQSVCCQPTCCRPRCCISSCCRPQGCQSVCCQPTCCHPRCCISSCHHPSWNSSSCCHPSCYGSRSCGSSCCLRPVCGRVSCHTTCYRPTCVISTCPRPVCCPSSCC from the coding sequence ATGGTCAGCTCCTGTTGTGGCTCTGTCTGCTCTGACCAGAGCTGTGGCCAAGACCTCTGCCAGGAGACCGGCTGCCACCCCAGCAGCTGCCAGACCTCCTGCTGCAGGACCACCTGCTGCCGCCCCAGATGCTGCATCTCTAGCTGCTGCAGGCCCCAGGGCTGCCAGTCTGTGTGCTGTCAGCCCACCTGCTGCCGCCCCAGATGCTGCATCTCTAGCTGCTGCAGGCCCCAGGGCTGCCAGTCTGTGTGCTGCCAGCCCACTTGCTGCCACCCCAGATGCTGCATCTCCAGTTGCCACCACCCTTCCTGGAACAGCTCCAGCtgctgccacccctcttgctatGGCTCCCGCTCCTGTGGCTCCAGCTGCTGCCTGCGCCCAGTCTGTGGCCGGGTCTCCTGCCACACCACTTGCTATCGCCCCACCTGTGTCATCTCCACCTGCCCCCGCCCTGTGTGCTGCCCTTCTTCCTGCTGCTGA
- the LOC130840341 gene encoding keratin-associated protein 4-7-like gives MVSSCCGSVCSDQSCGQDLCQETGCHPSSCQTSCCRTTCCRPRCCISSCCRPQGCQSVCCQPTCCRPRCCISSCCRPQGCQSVCCQPTCCHPRCCISSCHHPSWNSSSCCHPSCYGSRSCGSSCCLRPVCGRVSCHTTCYRPTCVISTCPRPVCCPSSCC, from the coding sequence ATGGTCAGCTCCTGTTGTGGCTCTGTCTGCTCTGACCAGAGCTGTGGCCAAGACCTCTGCCAGGAGACCGGCTGCCACCCCAGCAGCTGCCAGACCTCCTGCTGCAGGACCACCTGCTGCCGCCCCAGATGCTGCATCTCTAGCTGCTGCAGGCCCCAGGGCTGCCAGTCTGTGTGCTGTCAGCCCACCTGCTGCCGCCCCAGATGCTGCATCTCTAGCTGCTGCAGGCCCCAGGGCTGCCAGTCTGTGTGCTGCCAGCCCACTTGCTGCCACCCCAGATGCTGCATCTCCAGTTGCCACCACCCTTCCTGGAACAGCTCCAGCtgctgccacccctcttgctatGGCTCCCGCTCCTGTGGCTCCAGCTGCTGCCTGCGCCCAGTCTGTGGCCGGGTCTCCTGCCACACCACTTGCTATCGCCCCACCTGTGTCATCTCCACCTGCCCCCGCCCCGTGTGCTGCCCTTCTTCCTGCTGCTGA